Proteins from one Algicella marina genomic window:
- a CDS encoding sensor histidine kinase, whose product MKGLWRTSAFRQAALYSLAFTVAMALALTALYFSTIGLVERQTRATIDAEVQGLSEQFAAGGLSRLAATIRQRSRAEPGTNSVYLLVTPGYASLAGNLTSWPKSAPENGAFEMPIIRTTGTGEVSRSAFAQSFTLSGGYRLLVGRDAEELAQTRRLFVTAGLWIGAATIIFGLVTGLYLSRRVLARVAAAAEAGEKIAAGRFDSRLPIGPSGDEFDRLAGSVNALMDRIERLMQGMRIATDSISHDLRRPLTRLRARLELAAASDPDVMGEAMEEVDAATAILENLLKIAQAEAGNSAQFADISLDQVVGDAVELYQPVAEDREMSLALLSSAVCIRGERQLLAQAIANLLDNALKHAPGSGATINVSVGADGGRARVVVADTGPGIAPDARMRVTERFVRLDESRQTEGAGLGLSLVKAVAELHRGSLLLEDNSPGLRAVLEFPVSGAADPIR is encoded by the coding sequence GTGAAGGGCCTTTGGCGCACCTCCGCGTTCAGGCAGGCAGCGCTCTACTCGCTGGCCTTCACTGTTGCGATGGCACTGGCACTGACCGCGCTCTACTTCTCGACAATCGGTCTGGTGGAACGGCAGACCCGTGCCACCATCGATGCCGAGGTTCAGGGCCTGTCGGAACAGTTTGCCGCTGGTGGCCTGTCCCGTCTGGCTGCCACCATACGCCAGCGCAGCCGCGCCGAGCCCGGCACCAACTCCGTCTACCTGCTGGTCACGCCCGGCTACGCCTCATTGGCCGGCAATCTGACAAGCTGGCCCAAATCCGCGCCGGAGAACGGCGCGTTCGAGATGCCCATCATTCGCACCACCGGCACCGGAGAGGTTTCCCGTTCTGCCTTCGCGCAAAGTTTCACCCTCTCGGGCGGCTACCGTCTGCTCGTTGGCCGTGATGCCGAAGAACTGGCCCAGACCCGGCGACTTTTCGTAACCGCCGGTCTCTGGATCGGTGCCGCCACGATTATTTTCGGTCTCGTCACCGGACTCTATCTTTCCCGCCGCGTCCTCGCCCGCGTCGCCGCTGCCGCCGAAGCTGGCGAGAAAATCGCCGCCGGCCGGTTTGACAGTCGCTTGCCCATCGGTCCTTCCGGTGATGAGTTCGACAGGCTCGCGGGGTCAGTCAATGCGTTGATGGATCGGATTGAGCGCCTCATGCAGGGAATGCGCATCGCCACCGACAGCATCAGCCACGACCTGCGCCGGCCTCTCACCCGTCTGCGCGCGCGTTTGGAATTGGCTGCCGCCAGCGATCCGGACGTGATGGGAGAAGCAATGGAGGAGGTTGATGCCGCCACCGCAATCCTCGAGAACTTGCTCAAAATTGCACAGGCGGAAGCCGGCAACAGCGCTCAGTTCGCCGATATCTCTCTTGATCAGGTAGTCGGCGATGCCGTCGAACTATACCAGCCGGTGGCGGAAGACAGGGAGATGTCGCTTGCTCTTTTGTCCAGTGCCGTCTGCATACGCGGGGAGCGGCAGTTGCTGGCACAGGCCATCGCAAATCTCCTCGACAACGCGCTCAAACACGCCCCGGGTTCAGGGGCTACCATCAACGTTTCCGTCGGTGCCGATGGTGGGCGGGCTCGCGTGGTCGTTGCCGACACCGGCCCCGGCATAGCCCCGGACGCGCGGATGCGGGTAACCGAACGGTTCGTGCGTCTGGATGAAAGCAGGCAGACGGAAGGCGCGGGTCTCGGCCTCAGTCTCGTCAAGGCGGTCGCCGAATTGCATCGCGGAAGCCTGCTGCTGGAGGACAACAGCCCCGGTCTCCGGGCAGTGCTGGAGTTTCCCGTGTCCGGCGCGGCTGACCCAATTCGTTAA
- a CDS encoding winged helix-turn-helix domain-containing protein, with protein sequence MRVLVVEDDADTATYLAQGLREAGHTVDLAATGPEGLEAALSQSHDVIVMDRMLPNMDGLSVVRTLREEGHATPVLILSALSQVDDRVKGLKAGGDDYLTKPFAFSELEARLSVLTRRAAPQQAEATRLSLADLEMDLLARTVTRGGKTLDLQPREFKILEYLLRRAGRVVTRTMLLEGVWDYSFDPQTNVIDVHISRLRQKIDKGFERELLHTIRGSGYMLRAEG encoded by the coding sequence ATGCGCGTACTCGTAGTCGAAGACGATGCCGATACGGCCACCTATCTCGCGCAGGGCCTGCGGGAGGCCGGGCACACGGTTGATCTCGCAGCCACCGGGCCCGAGGGGCTGGAGGCAGCGCTCTCCCAGTCACACGATGTCATCGTCATGGACAGAATGCTGCCCAACATGGATGGCCTCTCCGTTGTCCGCACATTGCGGGAGGAAGGCCACGCCACCCCGGTGCTCATCCTCTCGGCACTGTCGCAGGTCGATGATCGGGTGAAGGGCCTCAAGGCAGGCGGCGACGACTATCTGACGAAGCCCTTCGCCTTCTCGGAACTGGAGGCGCGGTTGTCCGTACTGACCCGCCGCGCCGCGCCCCAGCAGGCCGAGGCGACAAGGCTTTCGCTCGCCGATCTGGAAATGGACCTGCTCGCCCGCACCGTCACCCGCGGTGGCAAGACGCTGGATCTGCAACCGCGCGAATTCAAGATCCTCGAGTACCTCCTGCGCCGCGCTGGGCGCGTGGTCACCCGCACGATGCTGCTCGAGGGTGTCTGGGATTACAGCTTCGATCCGCAAACCAACGTCATCGATGTCCATATCTCCCGCTTGCGTCAGAAGATCGACAAGGGTTTCGAGCGCGAACTGCTACACACCATCCGCGGATCCGGCTACATGCTTCGGGCCGAGGGGTGA
- a CDS encoding Do family serine endopeptidase, with the protein MILRTSSRAALLIAAAMAAAPIASVPAFAQVPAGFEEPSFAPLVKAAKPAVVTVMVKGASGPVAQPGGQNVPPQLREFFERFGQPFPEFEQRTPRQQQGIGSGFILESDGLIVTNNHVVEGAEEITVRLDDGRELKAELIGRDDKVDLAVIKVEAQDLPVLEWGDSDAAEVGDWAMAIGNPFGLGGTVTTGIVSARGRDIGSGPYDDYIQVDAAINKGNSGGPLLDFEGKVIGVNTAIYSPTGGSVGLGFSIPAKQARAIVDELVANGTVERGWIGVRIQPVTDEIAESLGLAGASGALVVEVTEGSPAEKAGLKSGDVITGFAASEVVELRDLTRIVAESEVGQSVKIAVWRSGEQITLDIAPALLETAALSGPGGATEPAGLGMSLRPLTGDEQTALDIEGGLIITGVSGGPAAEAGLGEGDVVLSVNQRPVNAPEDVAAAVDAAKEAKRGAVLLQVVQGGQPRFVTMSLPVS; encoded by the coding sequence ATGATCCTCAGAACATCCTCCCGCGCGGCGCTGCTGATCGCGGCGGCGATGGCCGCCGCCCCGATTGCAAGTGTGCCTGCGTTCGCCCAGGTGCCCGCGGGTTTCGAAGAACCGTCCTTCGCACCGTTGGTCAAAGCCGCGAAACCGGCCGTGGTTACCGTGATGGTAAAGGGAGCATCCGGCCCGGTGGCGCAGCCCGGCGGACAGAACGTGCCGCCGCAGTTGCGCGAATTCTTCGAGCGTTTTGGCCAGCCGTTCCCTGAATTCGAGCAGCGCACACCGCGCCAGCAACAGGGTATCGGTTCGGGTTTCATACTTGAATCCGATGGGCTGATCGTGACCAACAACCATGTGGTCGAGGGTGCCGAAGAGATCACGGTGCGGCTGGATGACGGCCGCGAACTGAAGGCGGAACTGATCGGTCGTGACGACAAGGTGGATCTTGCCGTCATCAAGGTCGAGGCGCAGGATCTGCCGGTGCTGGAATGGGGCGACAGTGACGCCGCCGAAGTTGGTGACTGGGCGATGGCGATCGGCAATCCGTTCGGCCTTGGCGGCACTGTGACGACGGGGATCGTCTCTGCCCGCGGGCGTGATATCGGTTCCGGCCCGTACGACGACTACATTCAGGTGGATGCCGCGATCAACAAGGGGAATTCGGGCGGACCGCTGCTGGACTTCGAAGGCAAGGTGATCGGTGTGAACACCGCGATCTACTCGCCTACCGGCGGCAGTGTCGGGCTTGGATTCTCCATTCCCGCCAAACAGGCGAGAGCGATCGTCGATGAGCTGGTGGCCAACGGCACGGTGGAACGCGGCTGGATCGGCGTGCGCATTCAGCCTGTGACCGACGAGATTGCCGAAAGCCTCGGGCTGGCAGGAGCCTCCGGCGCACTTGTGGTCGAGGTGACAGAGGGCAGCCCCGCGGAGAAGGCAGGATTGAAGTCGGGTGACGTGATCACCGGCTTCGCGGCTTCGGAGGTCGTTGAACTGCGAGACCTTACGCGGATTGTCGCTGAATCCGAGGTCGGCCAATCGGTGAAGATCGCCGTCTGGCGGAGCGGCGAGCAGATTACACTGGACATCGCGCCGGCGCTTCTGGAAACCGCAGCGCTTTCCGGACCGGGCGGAGCGACCGAGCCTGCCGGCCTCGGCATGAGCCTGCGGCCTTTGACCGGTGACGAACAGACTGCGCTGGATATTGAGGGCGGCCTGATCATCACCGGCGTCAGCGGCGGACCAGCGGCGGAGGCCGGGCTGGGCGAGGGTGACGTGGTACTGAGCGTCAACCAGCGGCCGGTGAATGCCCCCGAGGATGTCGCCGCCGCGGTGGACGCGGCGAAAGAGGCGAAGCGTGGTGCGGTGCTGCTGCAGGTTGTCCAGGGTGGTCAGCCAAGGTTCGTAACGATGAGTCTGCCTGTCTCCTGA
- a CDS encoding MFS transporter has product MNITPFSRFVAASGLTNLGDGVATLAWAWLATHLTRDPMLVASVPVALRLPWFLGAVPAGLVTDRVDRRHLILWMDAVRAAAFLIVTLAVWASLPLSDAPERGVAMPWLFALLLIAALVVGLAEVFRDNAAQTMLPALVPHNTLERANGRLWSVELVGNQLAGPAMGALLIAWALPLPFGLNALAYAIALVLVWQVRGSFRPEATKVRNWRRELREGFDFLAGAHLLRTLALITGAWNLLFSMVTIALVLHVQENLGLGAPAYGLILSAGAAGGIIGGLWGGIVVRWLGPGKTAQWMLAVSAPAFLAMALASGPVTLAIVMVAFQFSGIVWNMVSVSYRQRFIPNALLGRVNSLYRLLAWGMMPVGLLLSGLSVRLAEHVVERSVALTVPFGLAAVGALALVLVGWRALGRGFAETGTVRPHSRQETGASA; this is encoded by the coding sequence ATGAATATTACGCCATTTAGCCGCTTCGTTGCCGCGAGCGGACTTACCAATCTCGGCGATGGGGTGGCTACGCTGGCCTGGGCTTGGCTGGCAACGCACCTGACAAGAGACCCGATGCTGGTGGCCAGCGTGCCGGTAGCATTGCGGCTGCCGTGGTTTCTGGGGGCGGTGCCGGCGGGGCTGGTGACGGACCGGGTGGACCGGCGGCACCTGATCCTGTGGATGGATGCCGTGCGGGCGGCGGCATTTCTGATCGTGACACTGGCGGTCTGGGCCTCACTGCCGCTGTCCGATGCGCCGGAGCGAGGCGTGGCGATGCCGTGGCTGTTCGCGCTGCTGCTGATTGCGGCGCTGGTGGTCGGACTGGCCGAAGTGTTCCGGGACAACGCGGCGCAGACAATGCTGCCGGCGCTGGTGCCGCACAATACGCTGGAGCGGGCGAACGGGCGGTTGTGGAGCGTGGAACTGGTGGGCAACCAGTTGGCCGGGCCGGCAATGGGGGCGCTGCTGATCGCATGGGCCTTGCCATTGCCGTTCGGCCTGAATGCGCTGGCCTATGCGATTGCGCTGGTTCTGGTGTGGCAGGTTCGCGGCTCGTTCCGACCGGAAGCGACCAAGGTGCGCAACTGGCGGCGGGAATTGCGGGAAGGGTTCGACTTCCTTGCCGGCGCGCACCTTTTGCGGACGCTGGCGCTGATCACCGGCGCGTGGAACCTGTTGTTCTCGATGGTTACGATCGCGCTGGTGCTTCATGTGCAGGAGAACCTCGGCCTTGGCGCCCCGGCATACGGGTTGATCCTTTCCGCGGGTGCCGCGGGCGGGATTATCGGTGGGCTGTGGGGCGGGATCGTGGTGCGCTGGCTGGGGCCCGGGAAGACGGCGCAATGGATGCTGGCGGTATCGGCGCCGGCCTTTCTGGCCATGGCACTGGCGTCTGGCCCGGTGACTCTGGCGATCGTGATGGTGGCCTTCCAGTTCAGCGGCATCGTCTGGAACATGGTTTCAGTTTCCTACCGGCAACGGTTCATTCCGAACGCGTTGCTGGGGCGGGTCAACAGCCTCTATCGTCTGCTGGCATGGGGCATGATGCCTGTGGGGCTGCTGCTGTCCGGGCTGTCTGTCCGGTTGGCCGAACATGTGGTGGAGCGGAGCGTTGCGCTGACAGTTCCGTTCGGACTGGCGGCGGTTGGCGCGCTTGCACTGGTTTTGGTGGGATGGCGAGCCCTTGGACGCGGGTTTGCCGAGACGGGCACCGTGAGGCCGCACAGTCGCCAAGAGACGGGCGCATCAGCATGA
- a CDS encoding ROK family transcriptional regulator: MPDSKSGTHSQVVDPTGGANQARVRVYNERLVLSLVRWHGELSKADIARRSGLSAQTVTVIMRQLEADGLLLKGQPIRGKVGQPSTPMRLNPEGAFAIGLKVDRRSSEMYLMDFTGTIRHSLGCTYAYPTPEAVVDFVRSTLPAMVAELPVRKQGRLAGLGIAIPFNMENWEKQLGAKPGSMAAWKGLDLAAQLEPIVRMPVFPQNDCTAACGAELLFGRGSNHANYAYVHAGYFIGGGVVLENTLWPGTTGNAGGFATVRITEAGKSVSLLDCASLHLLEDAIVADGMDPQPLWQDGGDWLAFGSHLDTWLERAARGIAEAMVSICSVIDFDAVMIDGPFPDHVRSRLVAAVTAALTTQDLSGISPFVVEEGSLGNEAQALGSASLPLMGRFLIDSGVLFRQ; this comes from the coding sequence ATGCCAGATAGCAAGAGCGGGACGCACTCTCAGGTTGTTGATCCGACGGGTGGAGCCAATCAGGCGCGCGTGCGCGTCTATAACGAACGCCTCGTGCTGTCGCTCGTGCGCTGGCATGGCGAACTCTCCAAGGCAGATATCGCGCGCCGAAGCGGCCTCTCGGCCCAGACCGTTACCGTCATAATGCGCCAGTTGGAGGCGGACGGCCTTCTGCTCAAGGGCCAGCCCATACGCGGCAAGGTCGGCCAGCCATCGACGCCGATGCGCCTGAATCCGGAGGGCGCGTTCGCCATCGGCTTGAAGGTCGATCGGCGGTCTTCCGAAATGTACCTGATGGATTTCACCGGAACCATTCGCCACAGCCTCGGCTGCACCTACGCTTATCCGACACCGGAGGCCGTGGTGGATTTCGTCCGATCGACGCTTCCGGCAATGGTTGCCGAACTGCCGGTCCGCAAACAAGGCCGCCTTGCCGGTCTCGGCATCGCCATCCCCTTCAATATGGAGAACTGGGAAAAGCAACTCGGCGCAAAACCCGGATCAATGGCTGCTTGGAAAGGCTTGGACCTCGCGGCCCAGCTTGAACCCATAGTGCGCATGCCCGTCTTTCCGCAGAATGACTGTACGGCAGCCTGCGGCGCTGAACTGCTGTTCGGGCGCGGCAGCAACCACGCGAACTATGCCTATGTCCACGCGGGCTACTTCATTGGCGGGGGCGTGGTGCTCGAAAACACGCTCTGGCCGGGCACGACGGGCAATGCAGGTGGTTTCGCGACCGTTCGGATAACCGAAGCTGGCAAGAGCGTCTCACTGCTCGATTGTGCATCGCTGCATCTCCTCGAAGATGCGATCGTCGCCGACGGCATGGATCCGCAGCCTCTCTGGCAGGATGGCGGCGACTGGCTGGCCTTTGGATCACACCTCGATACGTGGTTGGAGAGGGCAGCCCGTGGCATCGCCGAAGCGATGGTATCCATCTGCTCTGTGATAGATTTCGACGCAGTCATGATCGACGGACCATTCCCCGATCACGTCCGCAGCCGCCTTGTCGCTGCCGTCACCGCAGCCCTCACCACCCAGGATCTCAGCGGCATCAGCCCGTTCGTCGTCGAGGAAGGCAGCCTTGGCAACGAAGCGCAGGCTCTCGGCTCTGCCAGCCTGCCGCTCATGGGCCGTTTCCTGATCGACAGCGGCGTCCTCTTCCGCCAGTGA
- a CDS encoding sugar ABC transporter substrate-binding protein, which produces MSLRKYLFAGAAAFCSSALPALADGHEIGACLITKTDINPFFVKMKEGASAKADELGISLKSYAGKVDGDHESQVAAIETCIADGAKGILLTASDTKAIVGAVQKAREAGLLVIALDTPLEPIDAADATFATDNFKAGELIGAWAKAKLGDAAADAKIAMLDLNESQPSVGVLRDQGFLTGFGIDVGDPKKWGDETDERIVGNEVTQGNEEGGRKAMENLLLKDDGINVIYTINEPAAAGAYETLKAFGKEEGVLIVSVDGGCPGVQNVAEGVIGATSQQYPLLMASLGIEAIAAWAQDGTKPENTPGLDFFDTGVNLVTDQPADGVDSISVDEGTERCWG; this is translated from the coding sequence ATGTCACTTCGCAAATACCTGTTCGCAGGAGCTGCCGCCTTTTGCAGCTCCGCGTTGCCAGCGCTGGCCGATGGCCACGAGATCGGCGCATGCCTGATCACGAAAACGGACATCAACCCGTTCTTCGTCAAGATGAAGGAAGGCGCGAGCGCCAAGGCGGACGAGTTGGGCATCAGCCTTAAATCTTACGCGGGCAAGGTCGATGGCGACCACGAAAGCCAGGTTGCGGCCATCGAAACCTGCATCGCCGACGGCGCAAAGGGTATTTTGCTGACGGCCTCGGACACCAAGGCGATTGTCGGGGCGGTACAGAAGGCACGTGAGGCCGGCCTGCTGGTCATTGCTCTCGATACGCCGCTGGAACCGATCGACGCGGCCGACGCGACCTTTGCCACAGACAATTTCAAGGCCGGTGAATTGATCGGTGCGTGGGCGAAAGCCAAGCTGGGCGACGCCGCCGCGGATGCGAAGATCGCCATGCTCGACCTGAACGAGAGCCAGCCTTCCGTCGGTGTGCTGCGCGATCAGGGCTTCCTGACCGGTTTCGGCATTGATGTCGGCGATCCGAAGAAGTGGGGCGACGAAACCGACGAGCGCATCGTCGGCAACGAGGTCACACAGGGCAACGAGGAAGGTGGCCGCAAGGCAATGGAAAACCTTCTGCTCAAGGATGACGGTATCAATGTGATCTACACGATCAACGAGCCCGCGGCGGCAGGTGCCTATGAAACGCTGAAAGCCTTCGGCAAGGAAGAAGGCGTGCTGATCGTGTCCGTGGACGGCGGCTGCCCGGGTGTGCAGAACGTGGCCGAAGGCGTTATCGGCGCAACTTCTCAGCAGTATCCGCTGTTGATGGCGTCTTTGGGCATCGAAGCCATCGCCGCATGGGCACAGGACGGCACCAAGCCGGAAAACACCCCCGGCCTCGACTTCTTCGACACCGGTGTGAACCTCGTGACCGACCAGCCTGCTGACGGTGTGGATAGCATTTCCGTCGATGAAGGTACGGAACGCTGCTGGGGCTGA
- a CDS encoding ABC transporter permease, translated as MSEQATDSGDSGLTGADTRQAEFEVHNKGVLGHIQHALHVNPTLVPVIILLLSVAVFYVATDGKLLTGLAIKVTLEQTAIVGILACAQTLVILTAGIDLSVGAVMVLSYVAMGHLAVTYGVPTPLAIIGGMLVAMLCGLANGLLVTRLRLPPFIVTLGTWRIVLATVFLYTGSQSIRSQDIDAEAPALKFFGERAELFGLQFKIMGVPQIWALVLMIGVFVVGWYVLHRTAWGRHVYAVGDDAPAAELAGVATSRVLISVYVVAGAVCGLAAWAAIGRVGSISPSSFAEANLESIAAVVIGGTSLFGGRGTILGTLFGALTVGVFTTGLKLAGADPQWVLFASGCLIIVAVAIDQWIRRVSS; from the coding sequence ATGAGCGAACAGGCAACCGATAGCGGCGACAGCGGCCTGACCGGCGCTGACACGCGTCAGGCAGAGTTCGAGGTGCACAACAAAGGTGTTCTCGGCCATATCCAGCACGCGCTGCACGTAAACCCGACGCTGGTGCCGGTGATCATCCTGCTCCTCTCCGTCGCCGTGTTCTACGTCGCGACGGACGGCAAGCTGCTGACCGGACTGGCCATCAAGGTAACGCTGGAGCAAACGGCGATTGTCGGAATTCTCGCCTGCGCCCAGACGCTGGTGATCCTGACGGCCGGTATCGATCTCTCGGTGGGCGCTGTAATGGTTCTGAGCTATGTCGCGATGGGACATCTCGCCGTGACCTATGGTGTACCGACGCCTCTGGCCATCATCGGCGGCATGCTGGTTGCGATGTTGTGCGGTCTGGCCAACGGGCTGCTGGTGACGCGCTTGCGGCTGCCACCGTTCATCGTGACACTGGGGACCTGGCGGATCGTGCTGGCAACGGTGTTTCTGTATACCGGTTCGCAATCCATCCGGTCGCAGGATATCGATGCCGAAGCCCCCGCGCTGAAATTCTTCGGCGAACGGGCCGAACTGTTCGGCCTGCAATTCAAGATCATGGGCGTGCCGCAAATCTGGGCGCTGGTATTGATGATCGGAGTCTTCGTTGTCGGCTGGTATGTGCTGCACCGAACGGCGTGGGGCCGGCATGTTTACGCGGTGGGCGACGACGCACCGGCGGCTGAACTGGCCGGTGTCGCGACAAGCCGGGTTCTGATTTCGGTATACGTGGTCGCGGGGGCTGTCTGTGGCCTTGCAGCCTGGGCCGCGATCGGACGCGTGGGTTCAATATCGCCTTCGTCCTTTGCAGAAGCAAATCTCGAAAGCATCGCAGCCGTGGTGATCGGCGGCACTTCACTGTTCGGCGGGCGCGGCACAATTCTGGGCACGCTGTTCGGCGCACTTACCGTAGGCGTGTTCACGACCGGGCTGAAACTGGCCGGGGCAGACCCGCAATGGGTATTGTTCGCTTCCGGATGTCTGATCATTGTGGCGGTGGCCATCGACCAATGGATCCGGAGGGTTTCATCATGA
- a CDS encoding ATP-binding cassette domain-containing protein, producing MTDAVLQARGLVKRYGRVTALDHCDFDLMPGEILAVIGDNGAGKSTLIKALSGAVQPDHGEIWLNGQTVRFGSPIAAREHGIETVYQTLALSPALSIADNMFMGREIHKSGVLGNIFGMLDRTKMETQARAALNDLGLMTIQNIRQPVETLSGGQRQGVAVARAAAFGSKVIILDEPTAALGVKESRRVLELIQDVKSRGIPIILISHNMPHVFEVADRIHIHRLGKRLTVINPKDYSMSDAVALMTGAMQAENAA from the coding sequence ATGACGGACGCAGTTCTTCAGGCGCGCGGGCTGGTAAAGCGGTATGGCCGCGTCACAGCGCTCGACCATTGCGACTTCGACCTGATGCCGGGGGAAATCCTCGCGGTGATCGGAGACAACGGCGCGGGGAAATCGACACTGATCAAGGCTCTGTCGGGTGCGGTTCAGCCCGACCATGGTGAAATCTGGCTGAACGGGCAGACGGTGCGTTTCGGCTCTCCCATCGCCGCGCGCGAACACGGGATCGAAACCGTATATCAGACGCTCGCACTCTCGCCCGCGCTCTCGATTGCCGACAACATGTTCATGGGCCGCGAGATCCATAAGTCTGGCGTTCTCGGCAACATTTTCGGAATGCTGGACCGCACGAAGATGGAGACGCAGGCGCGGGCGGCGCTGAACGATCTGGGGCTCATGACCATTCAGAACATCCGCCAGCCGGTGGAAACTCTTTCTGGTGGGCAGCGGCAGGGTGTGGCCGTGGCACGGGCTGCCGCATTCGGATCAAAGGTCATCATCCTGGATGAACCTACGGCTGCCCTCGGCGTGAAGGAAAGCCGTCGGGTTCTGGAATTGATTCAGGATGTGAAATCACGCGGCATTCCGATTATTCTGATCAGCCACAACATGCCTCATGTATTTGAGGTTGCAGACAGAATTCACATTCACCGGCTTGGAAAGCGGCTGACCGTGATCAATCCGAAGGATTATTCGATGTCGGATGCCGTGGCGCTGATGACCGGGGCGATGCAGGCTGAAAACGCAGCCTGA
- a CDS encoding phosphate ABC transporter substrate-binding/OmpA family protein produces the protein MCTAPSVVSGEEVVLKSNDGSTYLKGDLLSYDGEMFRLGTTIGTLQIAALSVECEGAACPSARTSEMPLRVLGGTPKVADLIGALVFGLGEEMNTRPQQRMISPEKMSFLLNGTDPDDPHQIVVASGDAAADTRALHDGHADMLIGSRLEVEGEDMAKYLLAHDAMVALVSPQSPRNALTLQDLSGVLRGTVTNWSELGGPDLRIVLAWPEDDPELMSALTARFGTLTEHGRRMSADRMADFVRRTPAAIGFSRYSNRRSAKPMTLVSDCGLVTAITDFTIRTGDYPLSLPVNLYHKAGGGGPDANSLIKFAMSREGRELISDAGLIAPGMATTGIDALGPFMISAVTAARGEAELADIQDLFNHLVGAERTSAVLRFDSGSYRINVATHGDLSELAADLAGRLGDHSELVIVGFTDEVEASQQRRDLARARSEAVRDGLLAAGLPENTTARIQTLAYEAIAPIGCNSDPEGRAQNRRVELWVRQAS, from the coding sequence ATGTGCACGGCGCCGTCCGTTGTTTCGGGCGAGGAAGTTGTTCTGAAATCAAATGATGGCTCCACGTATCTCAAGGGCGACCTGCTCTCGTACGATGGAGAAATGTTCCGCCTCGGCACGACGATAGGCACCCTGCAGATCGCCGCGCTTTCGGTGGAATGCGAAGGGGCCGCGTGCCCCTCTGCCCGGACTTCCGAAATGCCATTGCGCGTGCTGGGGGGCACGCCAAAGGTCGCCGATCTTATCGGTGCTCTGGTTTTCGGATTGGGCGAGGAAATGAACACGCGGCCCCAACAACGGATGATCTCGCCTGAAAAAATGAGCTTTTTGCTGAATGGCACGGACCCGGATGATCCTCACCAGATCGTGGTGGCATCTGGTGACGCGGCAGCAGATACGCGAGCACTGCACGACGGACATGCGGACATGCTTATCGGCTCTCGGCTCGAGGTCGAGGGCGAGGATATGGCCAAGTACCTTCTGGCTCATGACGCGATGGTCGCGCTCGTTTCACCGCAGTCACCGCGAAACGCCCTGACCCTTCAGGATCTGTCCGGCGTCTTACGTGGAACCGTAACCAACTGGTCTGAGCTTGGCGGTCCAGACCTGCGTATCGTTCTGGCCTGGCCGGAGGACGACCCGGAACTGATGTCGGCTTTGACCGCAAGGTTCGGGACGTTAACCGAGCATGGACGACGCATGTCGGCGGACCGGATGGCGGACTTCGTGCGGCGCACACCCGCGGCAATCGGTTTTTCCCGCTACTCCAATCGCCGCTCCGCCAAACCGATGACCCTGGTCTCCGACTGCGGTCTTGTGACGGCAATCACTGATTTTACCATCCGGACAGGCGACTACCCTCTGTCCTTGCCGGTGAACCTGTATCACAAGGCGGGCGGTGGCGGTCCTGATGCGAATTCGCTGATCAAGTTCGCCATGTCGAGGGAAGGGCGGGAGTTGATAAGTGATGCCGGTCTGATCGCACCGGGCATGGCGACCACGGGGATCGATGCCCTGGGACCTTTCATGATCTCGGCAGTTACAGCGGCGCGCGGAGAGGCGGAACTGGCGGATATTCAGGATCTGTTCAACCATCTCGTGGGAGCGGAGCGCACATCTGCCGTCCTGCGGTTCGACTCCGGTTCCTATCGGATCAACGTGGCGACACATGGCGATCTCTCGGAGCTTGCCGCGGACCTTGCCGGAAGACTCGGTGACCATTCGGAACTGGTGATCGTGGGATTCACCGACGAAGTCGAGGCCAGTCAGCAGCGGCGGGATCTGGCGCGGGCACGCAGCGAAGCGGTGCGGGATGGACTGCTGGCAGCGGGATTGCCGGAGAACACGACCGCCAGGATACAGACCTTGGCTTATGAAGCCATAGCACCGATCGGCTGCAACAGTGACCCGGAGGGCAGGGCGCAGAACCGGCGTGTGGAACTCTGGGTGCGGCAGGCTTCGTGA